In bacterium YEK0313, one genomic interval encodes:
- a CDS encoding PAP2 superfamily protein, protein MTSTRTLSAVLAVLAVASLVLAIAPDLDLAVSRLFWREGQGFWLSGYGLPQAVRRVSMYPTIACGIFALIAILAKIIWPWSKPLMPARMAVFFVVSMLASSIVLVNVVLKEHWERARPVHVQEFGGPWTFTPWWRPGDGSGCRTNCSFISGEASGAAWLVAPALVAPPPLRPAALAAAGIYTLAISALRIAFGGHFLSDTLLAIFATLVIVVGCHYWFYRRWGAPNDDVIADRLAGLGLGLRRRFTRGRSS, encoded by the coding sequence GTGACGTCCACCCGGACCCTCTCCGCCGTCCTGGCCGTGCTCGCCGTCGCCAGCCTCGTGCTGGCGATCGCGCCCGACCTCGATCTTGCCGTCTCCCGGCTGTTCTGGCGGGAAGGACAGGGCTTCTGGCTGTCGGGTTATGGGCTGCCGCAGGCGGTCCGCCGCGTCAGCATGTATCCGACCATCGCCTGCGGGATCTTCGCCCTGATCGCCATCCTCGCGAAGATCATCTGGCCCTGGTCGAAACCGCTGATGCCGGCCCGCATGGCGGTGTTCTTCGTCGTCTCGATGCTCGCCTCCTCGATCGTCCTGGTCAATGTCGTGCTGAAGGAGCACTGGGAGCGGGCGCGCCCGGTCCATGTCCAGGAATTCGGCGGTCCCTGGACCTTCACGCCCTGGTGGCGGCCGGGCGACGGCAGCGGCTGCCGGACCAATTGCTCGTTCATTTCAGGCGAAGCCTCGGGCGCGGCCTGGCTGGTCGCGCCGGCGCTGGTCGCACCGCCGCCCCTGCGTCCCGCCGCGCTCGCCGCCGCCGGCATCTATACCCTGGCGATCAGCGCCCTGCGCATCGCCTTCGGCGGCCATTTCCTGTCCGATACGCTGCTCGCGATCTTCGCGACCCTCGTCATCGTGGTCGGCTGCCATTACTGGTTCTACCGGCGCTGGGGCGCGCCGAACGACGACGTCATCGCCGACCGGCTCGCCGGCCTCGGCCTCGGTCTCAGGCGCCGCTTCACGCGTGGGCGCTCTTCGTGA
- the yciB gene encoding Intracellular septation protein yields MTTHTEKRELPPLLKLALEMGPLVVFFLVNAYGDRWFAIDATQRLFLATGVFIVAVLASLAVTYALIGKLPIMPLVSAVVVTVFGGLTLILHDEVFIKLKPTVVNVLFGSILTWAALTGRNLLKIVLDSVFDLTDEGWRLLTWRWAGFFFFLALVNEVVWRTQSTDFWVAFKVWGIMPLTMIFALAQMPLILRHDSKAGSGEPS; encoded by the coding sequence ATGACGACACATACTGAAAAGCGTGAACTGCCGCCGCTCCTCAAGCTCGCGCTTGAAATGGGGCCGCTCGTCGTCTTTTTCCTGGTCAATGCCTATGGCGACCGCTGGTTCGCCATCGACGCCACCCAGCGGCTGTTCCTGGCCACCGGCGTGTTCATCGTCGCGGTCCTGGCTTCGCTCGCCGTCACCTATGCGCTGATCGGCAAGCTGCCGATCATGCCGCTGGTCTCGGCCGTCGTCGTGACCGTCTTCGGCGGGCTGACGCTGATCCTGCACGACGAGGTCTTCATCAAGCTGAAGCCGACCGTGGTCAATGTGCTGTTCGGCTCGATCCTGACCTGGGCGGCGCTCACCGGTCGCAATCTCCTGAAGATCGTGCTCGATTCCGTGTTCGACCTGACCGACGAGGGCTGGCGCCTGCTGACCTGGCGCTGGGCCGGCTTCTTCTTCTTCCTCGCGCTGGTCAACGAAGTGGTCTGGCGGACCCAGTCGACCGATTTCTGGGTCGCCTTCAAGGTCTGGGGCATCATGCCGCTGACGATGATCTTCGCGCTCGCCCAGATGCCGCTGATCCTGCGCCACGACAGCAAGGCCGGCTCCGGCGAGCCGTCGTGA
- the nagK_3 gene encoding Fumarylpyruvate hydrolase, producing the protein MAFIFEPVARPALPIVGTDKLFPVRRVYCVGRNYAAHAREMGGDPTREPPFFFQKPADALQPVPHGTVVDHPYPSKTANYHFELEMVVALAKGGRDIPVDKALDCVFGYAIGLDMTRRDLQDEAKQLRRPWEPGKASDLSGPVGPIYPAASVGHKLKGPISLTVDGVVKQKADLADMIWSVAEQISYLSAYFEVFPGDVIFSGTPDGVGAVTRGQTMVAAVDGLGEISLKVV; encoded by the coding sequence TTGGCCTTCATCTTCGAACCCGTCGCCCGCCCCGCCCTACCCATCGTGGGGACCGACAAGCTGTTCCCGGTCCGGCGCGTCTATTGCGTCGGCCGCAACTATGCCGCCCACGCCCGTGAAATGGGCGGCGACCCGACGCGCGAGCCGCCGTTCTTCTTCCAGAAGCCGGCCGATGCGCTGCAGCCGGTGCCGCACGGTACGGTGGTGGACCATCCCTATCCGAGCAAGACCGCGAATTATCATTTCGAGCTTGAAATGGTCGTGGCGCTCGCCAAGGGCGGCCGCGACATTCCCGTCGACAAGGCGCTCGACTGCGTGTTCGGCTATGCGATCGGCCTCGACATGACCCGGCGCGACCTGCAGGACGAGGCCAAGCAGCTGCGCCGTCCCTGGGAGCCGGGCAAGGCTTCGGACCTCTCCGGCCCGGTCGGCCCGATCTATCCGGCCGCAAGCGTCGGCCACAAGCTGAAGGGGCCGATCTCGCTCACCGTCGACGGCGTCGTGAAGCAGAAGGCCGACCTGGCGGACATGATCTGGTCGGTGGCTGAGCAGATTTCTTATCTCTCGGCCTATTTCGAGGTCTTCCCCGGCGACGTCATCTTTTCCGGCACGCCGGACGGAGTCGGCGCCGTGACCCGTGGCCAGACCATGGTGGCCGCCGTCGACGGGCTGGGCGAGATCAGCCTGAAGGTCGTCTGA